The following are from one region of the Paenibacillus sp. JZ16 genome:
- a CDS encoding AraC family transcriptional regulator: protein MSFVASNYSISPLYFAYRRKSENYEHKETFHSHLGLEVLFIHQGRGTMIVNNSSYEIKPGMICIFQPCQLHHLKLEYDDHQCFERSIAIFEPTVYEAYFKQWPALHEFYNFIYLGNLPFPCLYEVEDPYLDVAYKSMNDRFPTLSDSEKYEEISLFLVALFRSLKPIWDKRKARSSTYQTRKNHRVEHILTWIEANYTIPFRLDDMAKSLHLSPYHLSHLFKEATGISITEYIAARRIHQSIQLLATTKKPISLIAEEIGLTNSSYFCKFFKSQMGITPHQYRKKWTTT from the coding sequence TTGTCGTTTGTTGCAAGCAACTACAGTATCTCTCCCTTGTACTTTGCCTATAGACGTAAAAGCGAAAATTACGAGCATAAAGAGACCTTTCATTCCCATCTTGGCCTTGAAGTGTTGTTCATTCATCAAGGAAGAGGAACTATGATCGTAAATAACAGCAGCTATGAGATTAAGCCGGGGATGATTTGTATATTTCAGCCCTGTCAACTCCACCACCTAAAGCTTGAATACGACGATCATCAGTGTTTCGAACGATCCATTGCGATTTTTGAACCGACCGTGTACGAGGCATATTTTAAACAATGGCCCGCACTCCACGAATTTTACAATTTTATATATTTGGGCAATCTCCCTTTCCCCTGCCTTTATGAAGTCGAGGACCCTTACCTGGACGTTGCGTACAAGAGCATGAACGATCGATTCCCGACGCTGTCCGACTCGGAAAAATATGAAGAAATTTCGCTGTTTCTTGTCGCACTTTTTCGCTCCTTGAAACCAATCTGGGATAAGCGGAAAGCAAGGAGTTCAACTTACCAAACCCGTAAAAATCATCGGGTGGAGCACATCTTAACCTGGATTGAAGCGAATTATACGATTCCTTTCCGATTGGACGATATGGCGAAGTCGCTGCATCTATCTCCCTACCATTTGTCACATCTCTTTAAAGAAGCGACAGGGATCAGCATCACGGAATACATAGCAGCCCGAAGGATTCATCAATCCATACAACTCTTAGCGACCACAAAAAAACCGATCTCACTTATTGCGGAGGAGATCGGATTAACGAATAGCTCTTATTTTTGCAAATTTTTTAAGTCACAAATGGGAATCACACCGCATCAATATCGAAAGAAATGGACGACTACTTAA
- a CDS encoding TetR/AcrR family transcriptional regulator: MDRRIVRSRQMIMQAFIGLLGEQEFERITIQGIADRANVNRGTIYLHFTDKYDLLEQSVETYLMMLADSCVPEDGPTNELSRDLLIRAFTYLKEHAEIYGVLITNKGIPTFRHRMTQMIEANITLVVNQMKLETGIHKDVLAQFLSVSITGLIEWWVVQSMPYTPEEMVEQMARILEARLQLW, translated from the coding sequence ATGGATCGGCGCATCGTGAGATCAAGACAAATGATTATGCAAGCGTTCATTGGGCTGTTGGGAGAACAGGAATTTGAGAGGATCACCATTCAAGGTATAGCGGATCGGGCCAATGTCAATCGCGGAACGATCTATTTGCATTTTACAGACAAATATGACCTGCTGGAACAGAGCGTGGAAACGTATCTGATGATGCTTGCTGACAGTTGTGTGCCGGAGGATGGGCCAACCAATGAACTGTCCCGGGACCTGCTGATTCGTGCGTTCACGTATCTGAAAGAGCATGCAGAAATCTATGGCGTTTTGATTACCAATAAAGGTATTCCGACGTTCAGACACCGTATGACACAGATGATTGAAGCGAATATCACCTTGGTGGTAAACCAAATGAAGCTAGAAACCGGTATCCACAAGGATGTATTGGCGCAATTCTTATCCGTTTCCATTACGGGGTTGATTGAGTGGTGGGTCGTCCAATCTATGCCATATACGCCAGAAGAGATGGTTGAACAGATGGCTAGAATTTTGGAAGCAAGGCTGCAGCTATGGTAA
- a CDS encoding ketopantoate reductase family protein encodes MNILVYGAGVQGSYLAHVLVAGGHDVTVLARGKRAEELEKEGLVIRHYLQRKTTVDRVRVIRRLESGDAYDLIFVMMKYSDFGDVLPILADNVSRHIVLVGNNMNTYAMQDYLSKHGQSPKQVAFGFQATAGTRTDGRVICIRGGHGEMVIGGLDGPVPFRSLLEQAFMPTKYKLSYHDQIDAWLKNHMVLVVPMNMVILFHSFQMKQVVRDDRRMRQLVAAMGEGFRVLESMGYPLTPAKQASWITGYPNLIRWALKIFFMLPVSGLIDGTAVELAALNEGFAEWRARSEVPTPNWNALETDWLIQS; translated from the coding sequence TTGAATATACTTGTGTACGGTGCAGGTGTGCAGGGAAGCTATCTGGCACATGTCCTAGTAGCGGGCGGTCATGACGTGACTGTGTTGGCAAGAGGAAAGCGAGCGGAGGAACTGGAAAAGGAGGGACTGGTCATTCGGCATTACCTTCAGCGCAAGACAACTGTTGATCGGGTTCGTGTAATTCGTAGACTAGAGTCAGGTGACGCGTATGACTTGATCTTCGTCATGATGAAATATTCGGATTTCGGGGATGTGCTACCGATCCTCGCAGACAACGTTAGCCGTCATATCGTATTGGTCGGCAACAATATGAATACCTACGCCATGCAGGACTATTTGAGTAAACATGGACAGTCGCCTAAACAGGTCGCTTTTGGATTCCAAGCTACCGCAGGTACACGTACCGACGGACGAGTCATATGCATTCGTGGCGGCCATGGGGAGATGGTCATCGGGGGTCTGGACGGGCCCGTACCGTTTCGCTCCCTGCTGGAGCAGGCATTCATGCCAACCAAGTACAAGCTCAGTTACCATGATCAGATCGATGCCTGGCTAAAAAACCACATGGTGCTGGTCGTGCCTATGAACATGGTCATTCTGTTCCACAGCTTCCAGATGAAACAGGTTGTCCGTGACGATAGGCGAATGCGTCAGTTAGTGGCGGCGATGGGAGAGGGCTTCCGTGTACTTGAATCAATGGGGTACCCGTTAACCCCTGCGAAGCAGGCGTCTTGGATTACCGGCTATCCAAACTTAATCCGCTGGGCGTTGAAGATTTTCTTCATGCTTCCGGTTAGCGGGTTGATTGATGGGACAGCAGTTGAGCTCGCAGCCTTGAATGAGGGCTTTGCCGAATGGAGGGCAAGGTCGGAAGTGCCTACGCCAAACTGGAATGCGTTAGAGACAGATTGGCTTATTCAATCATAG